TCTAACACGGTGGGAATACCCAGTTTCCTCATACCGCCGCCTTCTTTATGGATTTCGTAACGGCGAACTGGTTGAGGGTAGTAGGTACCCGTTTCTAGTTGCTCCCGAATAGAAGCCCAGTGTTCCATGATATGCGCTCGTAGGTTTTGTACGGGCATTCCATCAACTCCGTGACTTCCTTTATTGCGCTCTACACGATGCAGAGCTGTCATTAGGTTTTCTCGTGCTAGAATTTGTTCCAACATGTTATCTAACTCCTGCGTGAATTGTCCTTTCTTCTTGTGTGGCAATGTCTCTCAGCCCTTCTAATGTCCCCCGCGGGATTCACCGCTTCCTCCATTAGGAAGGTTTCATGTTTCTGCTTCTTCGAGTATTGCGTACGCGAAGTGGCAATTCTCCTTAAATGATTCAGCCCTTCCCAGATATTCTAGAACTATCTGGTACTACGGCTTCGGCTGACTTCTGATAGTTCAGTGAACATTCGCATGTTCAGTTACGGCATGTGTACCGCATTTCTATCAGACCTCCCAGGGTAAGTACACACTCTTCCTCCCCATATCCCTTCTTCATTTACTCTATGCACCCTTTGGCAGTAAGGGCTTTGACTTGTTATGCAGTCTCACCCAAGTACATCTAGCCTTCTATGAAGTTTGTGTTCCTAAGGGCGGGGGTTTGCCGCCGACTTCCTTCAGATTCTGGGTCACCCCCAGACACCCTTGTCTTGAGCTAACCACTACTACTGCCTTCGTGATTCGGGACTTTAACCCTAGAGAATGTGCACATGCCTGGCACACGTATAAATACAGGGTTCATTTCAAATGAACCCTGTATCCATGTTTTTCTATTCAATTATCCTTTATGCCGCTCTTCTATCCGGACACTCGTTCCATCGACGGCAACCACTTTAATCGGTGTGCCTTTTTTAATCCAGCGCCCGCCAGATACAGCACTGTAATGTTTTTTATCTACTTCTATCGTGCCGGAAGGTCTGAAATCTGTCAAAGCGACCCCTTCTTTGCCTAATAACGCTTCATATTCTTCGCTGAGCGATCTGTAACCCTGCTCATTTGTAAGCTGGTCCATTAAAGCGATTTTCGTCCACATCTGTCTACGCTTAAACACTTTTAAAAATGCCAAGGAGGCAAATGCCCCAACGAAAATACTGATTACTGCATAAAGGCCATTTACAAAATCCGGCTGCGGCAATGCAACAGCAACAATCATAATGACCAGTCCAATCGTTGCCAACGTACCATCGTTCAATACTTTCCCGTCAATGATTATCAGTAATATTCCCAGGAAGTATATAATAAACATGAGTAAGACAGAATCTGTTTCTGTATATACGGTAAAATAAACAGTTATAAATCCCAATCCCAACACGCCAAAAATGCCACGCATGTTCACAAATATTTCACCTAATATAAATAATGTTCCAAAAAATAAAGCAAGAAATCCAATCCATTGTAATTCAACAATATCCATACACGTCACACCCTCTCATAACCTGCTTATATCTATATGTACGTTTGAGGTAAATAAATAGTTTCATTAAAGGAGAATTTTTATGGCATTTTTACGTAGATTTTCCCTAATTACCTTTATTATATTAGTGGCAGCCAGCATTTTTCAAGACTTATCTCATTCTGACGAAACAATCTCTTTTTCCAATGACGAACATGCGGAAATGCCATCTTTTGAAGCTGTTCCGGTCAAAGTCCGTCCTGGGGACACCGTACTCAGTATTACGGAGGAGATTCAAACAGTATCTGTTTCTTCCGTATCGGTTGAAAACATACTAACAACTTTTGAATCATTAAATCCAACCACTTCTTCCAACGAAATTCTTGTCCATGAAATTTACTACTTCCCTCAATTTCAAACTGAAAATTAAAAGCATAACAAATTCACTCAAGGACAAGCTGCCGTTTTAACGGTTCAACATGTCAAAGTGTTGACCCGATACTTATTACTTGCTTCCTCCATCGAAACAGGGGTTGATTGTTTTTTTCATACAACTGTAGGCAAAAATAGAAGGTACAGTGTAAGGCGAACGCTAGTAGGATATTCGATGCGGTTGCAATAGCTCAACAAATAAAAGGTCGATTAGACAGAACAAATTTTTCGTGGTGCATCATGGTCAGCAAGCATGATAATAGCGATATGTTCATCTTGGAACAGCAAGGGTTATATGCTTATTCTTAAGGGGGAAGTTGAGTCAATAAAAAAAGGCTGAAATTCAGCCTAGGAGAAAAATGGTATAACAAAAAATGCGGAAATGATGGAAAGAGCCCCTGCTATAATACCAATGAGGCCAAGGATATTTGTTCCTCTGCTTCGTGCTACAAAACCGAATACAATACTGGCCGCTCCTAATACTATCGGCCAAATAAAAAAAGAAATAACAGCTAAAATAATACTTCCCCATCCATATAATGTTCCTGGGTTAAAGCTTTTTTCCTCTTCGATATCCGGCAAATCGGAGCTAGTAAGTTCCGCTGAAAATTCTTCCATTCTTTTACTGTCTAATGAATCGTCTGTATGTCCATGCTCCGGTCTTTGTCCATGATTCGGTGCACCCTGAACATGATCGTTTTTTTCATTATCGCGCATCAGATAATCTCCTTCCTTTTTAGACTTTCATCATTAGCTTACGGAGTTAACAACTTTTCATACAGGCATCATGCGGCATTTTTAACAAAGAATGGTATAATTGTTTTGTTTTCTGCATATATTTACATGGTTGATGAATATAAGAGGATATTCAAAAGGAGTGATGACATGTCTTTTTTTATAAAAGAAATGATTAAAAATAAACTACGTAAATTAACCCCAGATGAGATTTTGCATTATAGTGGCGAATATGGTTTTTCCATTACACGCATGCAGGCTGATCAGATTGTGAATTATTTAAGGGCTTCTTCTCCTGATCCATTTAATCAGGCTGACCGTGATCGATTTATGATGGAGCTTGCAAACATTACTGATCCAAAAACCGCAGCAGCAGCACAGCAGTTAATGGATGAAGTTATTAAATCATATGGTATGGAGCATTTATTTTAGATGAATAAAAAAGATGAGTATCCCCATGAATAAGGGTACTCATCTTTTTTGTCATTATACGGTATTAACCTTCCATAATCGTTTCCTTTAAATTCTCTTGGAAAGTCCCTTCACGCAGCATCGCTATCTCATACTTGTATGGCGCTTTTTTATTCTTCTTATCTGTGCCTACATAAGGGGTTTCGAGAATCTTAGGCAATTCACTGAGCTGCGGGTGGTGAACAACTTTGTGAAGTGCATCAAAGCCGATGTAACCAAACCCAATGTTTTCATGACGGTCTTTATGAGCTTCGCGGTCATTTTTACTGTCATTAACATGAACGACTTTCAGGCGGTCTAAACCAACAATTTTATCAAATGTATTTAGTACACCGTCAAAGTCATTCACCACATCATACCCTGCGTCATGAATGTGGCACGTATCCAGACAAACGGATAGATGTTCATTATGCGTGACCCCGGAAATAATTTCAGCAAGTTCTTCAAATGTACGACCCATTTCAGATCCTTTTCCAGCCATTGTTTCTAAAGCAATTTGTACATCATTTTTCTGTTCCAGTACTTCATTTAGTCCTTCGATAATTTTTGGAATGCCTTTTTCCGGACCTTCCCCAACATGTGCCCCTGGATGAAGCACAATTTGTTTAGCGCCCAGAGCTTCTGTACGCTCGATTTCACTTCTTAGGAAATTCACACCTAATTCAAAGGTCTCCGGCTTCACAGTGTTACCGATATTAATAATATATGGTGCATGCACGACAATATCAGATATTCCATGCGCGTTCATGTGCTCCAGTCCTGCTTCAATATTTAATTCTTCAATTGGCTTTCTTCTCGTATTTTGCGGCGCACCTGTATAGATCATAAATGTATTTGCTCCGTAAGAAGCCGCCTCTTCACTAGAACCTAGTAACATTTTCTTACCATTCATGGAAACATGAGAACCTATTTTCACCATCTCTATTCCTCCTAGCGTTTTTTCCTGTTTTGTTCTTTATTCAGCTGTCTTTTAATTTGCTGTTGTTGATACTTTTGTTTCTTCTTATAACCCGGCTTTACTTTCTTTGCCTTTTTCACCCGTTTCCATGCTTCCCGGTCCGTACTGGTATCCACGGTTTTACGGCGCTGTCTTTCGTTCCAGGATTTATCTTCTATCCAATCTCCCTGCTTTACTTCCATGAAGGAGAATTCCAGTCCTTTTTGTTCTAATCGTTCAATCAGACGGGCATCCTCTTCAGAATAAATACTGACAGCCGTTCCTTCCAGTCCAGCCCGGGCAGTTCTGCCGACCCGATGAATATAAAAATGCTCTTCTTTCGGAAGCTGCGCATTAATAACGTGACTGATTCCTTTAATATCGATTCCCCGAGAAGCTAAATCGGTTGCGACTACATATTGATATCGTAATTGCTGAATATCTTTTAACACCCGTTTTCTTTCTCTCGGTGTTAAACCGCCGTGAATCACCCCGACATTTAATCCATACTCTTGAAGCTTATCTGCTAATTCATTAGCCTGTTCTTTCCCATTTGTAAAAATCAATGCCAAATAGGGGTGAGTTGTCTGGGAAATATCCCAAATAATCTGTGCCACGTCCCGATGTTTTTTTCGGATAAGGCGGTGTTCCATTGCCTCCGGTGAAAAATGCTCTTCCATTTTAATATATTCCGGGTTTTTTAAATATTTTTTAAAGAAATGTTGCAGACGCTGCGGAATTGTTGCGGAGAAAACAAGCAGCTGTATATCTTGTTTAGAGCGGACTAATAATTGATCGACTTCTTCAATAAAACCCAAGTCAAGCATTAAGTCCGCTTCATCAATAACAAAGGACTCTGCGCTATAAACGGATAATGCACCATCCTTGACTAAATCCAAAATTCTCCCAGGCGTCCCAACAACAATCATTGGCGGTGTTTTTAATTTTTCCACCGCTTTTTGTTTATCTGTACCGCCGACAAGCAGTTTTGCCGTCCAATCTTCTGTCTTATCTGCAATCGTAATGATTTTTCTTACCTCATTATAAAGTTGTGTTGCCAACTCTCTCGTTGGAGCAGTAATAACAAATTGGACTTTCTTTTGATTTTCATCCAGCTTTTGAAACAATGGTAATAAAAAGGCATGTGATTTACCTGATCCGGTCCGCGATTGGCCAATCACACTTTTATCATTCAAAATGGCAGGAATGACTCGTTCTTGAATCTCTGTCGGGTTTTTGAATCCCAGCTCTTGAATAACACGCTGCATATCCGTCCCCAGAGATAATTCTGTAAATGTTTTTCCCATTTATTTCCCTCCTTTAAGTAAAAGTTCCATCTATTTTATTGCCGTGAAACTGCTTGTAAGATTCCCACTTCAAAAATAGCGTAACCTCCAAATAAGATGTAATGGGTGATGAGAAAGCGCGATGCCATGAGATGGACGACACTTACTTTCCTCTCCAAAACAGTAGCACGCCTTAAAATCCCCACGGAATGTCCTATCACTTTATATAAATACGAATGGATCTGTATTTACTTGCGATACATAAACTTTTGACTGGAATGCAGGAATTTCCTGTATCAGCTTATTCTGTGTCGCTGTTTTCATAATCTTTTCGATATAATGAC
The nucleotide sequence above comes from Oceanobacillus timonensis. Encoded proteins:
- a CDS encoding NfeD family protein, which codes for MDIVELQWIGFLALFFGTLFILGEIFVNMRGIFGVLGLGFITVYFTVYTETDSVLLMFIIYFLGILLIIIDGKVLNDGTLATIGLVIMIVAVALPQPDFVNGLYAVISIFVGAFASLAFLKVFKRRQMWTKIALMDQLTNEQGYRSLSEEYEALLGKEGVALTDFRPSGTIEVDKKHYSAVSGGRWIKKGTPIKVVAVDGTSVRIEERHKG
- a CDS encoding DUF2624 domain-containing protein gives rise to the protein MSFFIKEMIKNKLRKLTPDEILHYSGEYGFSITRMQADQIVNYLRASSPDPFNQADRDRFMMELANITDPKTAAAAQQLMDEVIKSYGMEHLF
- a CDS encoding deoxyribonuclease IV → MVKIGSHVSMNGKKMLLGSSEEAASYGANTFMIYTGAPQNTRRKPIEELNIEAGLEHMNAHGISDIVVHAPYIINIGNTVKPETFELGVNFLRSEIERTEALGAKQIVLHPGAHVGEGPEKGIPKIIEGLNEVLEQKNDVQIALETMAGKGSEMGRTFEELAEIISGVTHNEHLSVCLDTCHIHDAGYDVVNDFDGVLNTFDKIVGLDRLKVVHVNDSKNDREAHKDRHENIGFGYIGFDALHKVVHHPQLSELPKILETPYVGTDKKNKKAPYKYEIAMLREGTFQENLKETIMEG
- a CDS encoding DEAD/DEAH box helicase, giving the protein MGKTFTELSLGTDMQRVIQELGFKNPTEIQERVIPAILNDKSVIGQSRTGSGKSHAFLLPLFQKLDENQKKVQFVITAPTRELATQLYNEVRKIITIADKTEDWTAKLLVGGTDKQKAVEKLKTPPMIVVGTPGRILDLVKDGALSVYSAESFVIDEADLMLDLGFIEEVDQLLVRSKQDIQLLVFSATIPQRLQHFFKKYLKNPEYIKMEEHFSPEAMEHRLIRKKHRDVAQIIWDISQTTHPYLALIFTNGKEQANELADKLQEYGLNVGVIHGGLTPRERKRVLKDIQQLRYQYVVATDLASRGIDIKGISHVINAQLPKEEHFYIHRVGRTARAGLEGTAVSIYSEEDARLIERLEQKGLEFSFMEVKQGDWIEDKSWNERQRRKTVDTSTDREAWKRVKKAKKVKPGYKKKQKYQQQQIKRQLNKEQNRKKR